In one Anaerobaca lacustris genomic region, the following are encoded:
- a CDS encoding aldo/keto reductase, with amino-acid sequence MKYLKVGNSGMEASVVGLGTWVTGGGQVWGTDPDDSESVRAIHASLDNGVNLIDTAPAYGFGRSEEVVGRAVRGRRDKVILATKCGLWWQDSRGSLFVEDFDGKALYRSVRPDTIRIEIEESLRRLGTDYIDLYQVHWPAIEPEKTPIEDTMDCLNQLKDQGKIREIGVSNVSLDELKEYMRWGAIASDQLRYSMLFQAPETDLLPFCAGNSIVTLTYMSLEQGLLTGKVGVDRDFGEAEWRSNADWNPWFKKVNRPRILAMLSGWKDLTERYECTLAQLTIAWTAAQPGVTHVLCGARTAQQALDNAGSGCLVLDAADLTRIRNDVRTLGQPH; translated from the coding sequence ATGAAGTATCTCAAGGTGGGCAATTCAGGCATGGAGGCTTCTGTGGTCGGCCTTGGCACGTGGGTGACCGGCGGCGGTCAGGTGTGGGGAACGGACCCGGACGACAGCGAATCGGTTCGTGCGATTCATGCGTCGCTGGACAATGGCGTGAATCTGATCGACACCGCCCCGGCCTATGGGTTCGGCCGGAGCGAAGAGGTGGTCGGCCGAGCGGTCCGGGGCCGGAGGGACAAGGTGATTCTTGCCACCAAGTGCGGGTTGTGGTGGCAGGACAGCCGGGGCTCGCTGTTCGTCGAGGACTTCGACGGCAAGGCCCTGTACAGGAGTGTCCGGCCCGATACGATCCGGATCGAAATCGAAGAGAGCCTGCGACGGCTGGGGACCGATTACATCGATCTTTATCAGGTGCACTGGCCCGCCATCGAACCGGAAAAGACGCCCATCGAGGATACCATGGACTGCCTGAACCAGTTGAAGGATCAGGGCAAGATTCGGGAGATTGGCGTCTCAAACGTATCTCTCGATGAGTTGAAGGAGTATATGCGTTGGGGCGCCATCGCTTCCGATCAACTCCGTTACAGCATGCTGTTCCAAGCCCCGGAAACGGACCTGTTGCCTTTCTGTGCCGGAAACAGCATTGTGACGCTGACCTACATGTCCCTGGAGCAGGGACTCCTGACCGGCAAGGTCGGGGTGGATCGCGACTTCGGCGAGGCGGAGTGGCGCAGCAACGCCGACTGGAACCCGTGGTTCAAGAAGGTCAATCGGCCTCGAATCCTTGCGATGCTTTCGGGCTGGAAAGACCTGACCGAACGCTATGAATGTACGTTGGCCCAGTTGACAATTGCTTGGACGGCGGCCCAGCCGGGTGTAACGCATGTGCTGTGCGGGGCCCGAACGGCCCAGCAGGCGCTGGACAATGCCGGATCAGGTTGTCTTGTGCTCGATGCAGCAGATTTGACCCGGATCAGGAATGACGTGAGAACACTGGGCCAGCCTCATTGA